The sequence below is a genomic window from Melioribacteraceae bacterium.
TACCGGGTCAACAGGAGTCTCCTTATCCAAAGAAAGTACAGAATCACTGAATTCCTGTTTTAAGAGATTAAATATTTCGTCTGGAGATTTCATGCTGATTTTTTTCTTAATGATTCGTTTCTAATTTTTTCCTGGAGTTTAAGAAGACCTTCGAGTAATGCTTCCGGTCTTGGAGGGCAGCCCGGTACATAAACATCAACCGGGATCACGCGATCAATCCCCTTTAGAACGTGATATCCATGCTCCCAGTAAGGGCCGCCGCAATTGGCGCAGCTTCCCATTGAAATAATATACTTTGGATCGGGCATCTGTTCATATAGTCTTTTAATACGGAGGGCCATCTTTAAAGTCACTGTACCCGAAATAATAATTGCATCGGCCTGACGCGGTGTATTTCTTGGAATCACTCCGAATCGGTCGAAATCGTAATGGGACATAGAGGTTGCCATCATTTCAATAGCGCAGCATGCGAGGCCGAATCCTAACTGCCAGACTGAGGAAAGGCGTGCCCAATTAAACAAATCATCTACTTTTGCTATTACTATGTTACCGTCGGAGAATTCTTTATCGAGTAAACCCATATTTAATTCTGGTTTTGGTTATCGGATTTGGATTTTAATAATTCGTCTAGCTGAGGTGCTTTTGGTTCGGGACGTGCCCATTCGAGGTCACCCTTTCTCCATTCGTAAGCCATTCCAAGACCAAGAATTAAAAGGAAAATCAGACCGACAATAAATCCGTAAACACCGAATTCTTTATATGTTAGAGCCCATGGAAAGAGGAGTACGACTTCAACGTCGAATATCAGGAAGATGAGTGCAACAACATAAAACCGGATATTGAATTTTACCCATGGAGAGCCTTCAGGATTCTCGCCGCATTCATAGACTTTCTGTTTTTCGTATGTAGGCCTGTTTGGTCTTACAAGTTTGTTGATAAAAAGGGTAATAATTACAAATACTATTGCTAGTATTATAAATATTAGAATTTTTCCGAATTCTGTAAGCATGACCTTTCAAAAAAGTTGCGGTCAAAATAATACTTCCAAGTACGATTGTCAAGAATTCTTCTTTTAACCGGCTAATTTTTTCGACTACTTTTAAAAAAATCGAATGATAAAAATTTTTTTAATGCATTTAAGAATTCAATCCCTTTTAGTAAATTGTTTTCAGGAAAAAAATGCTAAAAATGAATCTTAAATATTTGATAATCATTTTATTAATTGTCCCGATTGCTACTTACAGCCAGGCGCCAAATAATAACTGGGAAAAGGTCCTCGAATTGCCGGAACAGTTTGTATTTGTCGATACATCCAACATAAAGCAGATTGAAAAGCAGATCTCCGC
It includes:
- the ndhC gene encoding NADH-quinone oxidoreductase subunit A — translated: MLTEFGKILIFIILAIVFVIITLFINKLVRPNRPTYEKQKVYECGENPEGSPWVKFNIRFYVVALIFLIFDVEVVLLFPWALTYKEFGVYGFIVGLIFLLILGLGMAYEWRKGDLEWARPEPKAPQLDELLKSKSDNQNQN
- the nuoB gene encoding NADH-quinone oxidoreductase subunit NuoB, yielding MGLLDKEFSDGNIVIAKVDDLFNWARLSSVWQLGFGLACCAIEMMATSMSHYDFDRFGVIPRNTPRQADAIIISGTVTLKMALRIKRLYEQMPDPKYIISMGSCANCGGPYWEHGYHVLKGIDRVIPVDVYVPGCPPRPEALLEGLLKLQEKIRNESLRKKSA